A single window of Pyrus communis chromosome 10, drPyrComm1.1, whole genome shotgun sequence DNA harbors:
- the LOC137747196 gene encoding putative disease resistance RPP13-like protein 1, whose amino-acid sequence MAGALIGEAFLSASIQTLCDKIGSGELMDFFRGKKLDHSLLEKLKLTFLALDAVLDDAEEQQIEKPRVGKWLDELKHTVFNAEDLLDEIDTEVLRSKVEAEFSTKKTQVWNFLSTSLNPFYQGMNGRIEELLQRLEHLAQQKIVLGLRGGVGGKVSQRTPTTSFVEHQFSTYGRDEDEAKLKKLLLSDDARGGNASVIPIVGMGGVGKTTLAQLLYNNDRVKEQFDVRAWACVSEDFDAIRVTKTLVQSIASKPCDTSDMSLLQVALREQLMGKRFLLVLDDLWNDDYNDWSVLQAPFTYGARGSKVIVTTRNESVASIVHTVPIHSLKQLSHDDCWLLLAKHAFRNENASAHPDLEEIGKKIARKCKGLPLAAKALGGLLSCNMDYKKWNHILNSNLWELPQANSILPSLRLSFHHLPTYLKQCFAYCSIFPKDHEFEKHNLVQLWMAVGLISQAEGEERMEEVGENYFNELVSRSLIQRSRTEEHGFTMHDLINDLAMFVSREICFRMDEEGSHEVPKRVRHLSYLKGKFDAAKKFQPLNGVEYLRTFLPMSLRKSNWEYVSSKVPSDLLPTLKCSRALSLARYENISHLPDCIGDHIHLRYIDLSYTAIKRLPDTVSCLYNLQTLLLVGCSSLVELPVDMRKLIKLRHLDIRKTRIREMPVQMGRLKSLRTLTAYVLGTSTRSGGIEELGELPNLGGELSIMNLENVVHVVDALRANLKDKKDLNEIQLVWGTKDADDSIKERNVLERLQPSVNLAKLIIRCYGGTSFPNWLGDSSFSNIKVMRLSGFSSCWSLPPVGQLPALKELHIEKMKFVMSIGAEFYGVNGTSLIQPFRSLERLEFREMPEWEAWLPSPGRGQCPDFPCLEELVLESCPKLRGNLPDYLPCLKKLEVSDCGVLHERATRSRWIPWSLIVNTESLRQSLQYLEIRGCPGLSSLLETESLPSLSTLRIQNFSRTDCLQPHLSSCLQKLTLHNCGSLLSFPRNGLPTSLKSLEIVYCRRLEFLSHEMMAKLTSLQHFSLFNSCDSLRSFPLGVFRKLSSLYLDGSKNLESLSIGEGADVENLTHLDSLCIYNCRNLVSFPHGGLPAPTLAGLEVSGCKNLKLLPDRIHTLTALRDLQISGLPNVESFAEGGLPPNLQSFRISGCEKLRPSVEYWGLQRLVSLRTFKIWRSEDVLETVLKEQLLPTTLHTLEIYGMKSLKSLEGRGLQHLTSLQQLEIRSCKSLESLPKEGLPASLRLLRINYSSSLEKRCQEKTGEEWSKIAHIPCIQIDNQVII is encoded by the coding sequence ATGGCAGGAGCTTTGATTGGAGAGGCATTTCTGTCTGCTTCCATTCAGACGTTGTGCGACAAGATCGGTTCTGGGGAGTTGATGGACTTCTTCCGGGGAAAAAAACTTGATCATTCACTTCTGGAGAAACTGAAGCTGACGTTTCTGGCCCTTGATGCAGTGCTTGATGATGCAGAGGAGCAGCAGATTGAGAAACCCCGTGTGGGAAAGTGGCTTGACGAGCTTAAACATACTGTCTTCAATGCCGAGGACCTGCTGGACGAGATCGATACTGAAGTTTTGCGAAGCAAGGTGGAAGCTGAATTTTCAACTAAGAAAACCCAGGTGTGGAACTTCCTCTCTACTTCTCTTAATCCTTTTTATCAAGGCATGAATGGTAGGATTGAAGAGTTACTCCAAAGACTAGAACACCTTGCACAACAGAAAATTGTGCTCGGTCTTAGAGGAGGTGTTGGGGGCAAGGTTTCACAAAGAACTCCCACAACTTCCTTCGTTGAGCATCAATTCTCTACTTATGGTAGGGATGAAGATGAAGCGAAATTGAAAAAACTGTTGCTATCTGATGATGCAAGGGGCGGCAATGCATCTGTAATCCCCATAGTGGGAATGGGAGGAGTTGGTAAGACAACCCTTGCTCAGCTCCTTTACAATAATGACAGGGTGAAAGAGCAGTTTGATGTTCGAGCTTGGGCATGTGTCTCCGAAGATTTTGATGCTATTAGGGTCACTAAAACCCTTGTTCAGTCAATTGCTTCAAAACCCTGTGATACGTCAGATATGAGCTTGCTTCAAGTTGCTCTTAGGGAACAACTAATGGGGAAAAGGTTTCTACTTGTGTTGGATGACCTTTGGAATGACGATTATAATGATTGGAGTGTTCTTCAAGCTCCTTTCACTTATGGGGCGAGAGGAAGTAAGGTCATTGTGACAACAAGGAACGAAAGTGTTGCATCCATCGTGCACACTGTTCCTATTCACTCTTTAAAACAATTGTCACATGATGATTGTTGGTTGTTACTTGCAAAACATGCGTTTAGAAATGAAAATGCAAGTGCACATCCAGACTTGGAAGAAATTGGTAAAAAAATTGCACGTAAGTGCAAAGGTCTGCCTTTAGCTGCGAAAGCACTTGGAGGTCTCTTAAGTTGCAACATGGACTACAAGAAATGGAATCATATATTGAATAGCAATCTTTGGGAGCTACCACAAGCAAATAGTATTCTTCCATCTCTAAGATTGAGTTTCCATCACCTTCCTACTTatttaaaacaatgttttgctTATTGCTCAATTTTTCCAAAGGACCATGAATTTGAGAAACATAATTTAGTTCAACTTTGGATGGCTGTGGGTTTAATTTCACAAGCTGAGGGTGAGGAAAGAATGGAGGAGGTTGGGGAGAACTATTTTAATGAATTAGTATCAAGATCACTAATTCAAAGATCAAGAACTGAGGAGCATGGGTTCACAatgcatgatctcattaatGACTTGGCTATGTTCGTGTCTAGAGAAATTTGTTTTAGGATGGATGAGGAAGGATCACATGAAGTTCCTAAAAGAGTACGACATTTGTCATATTTGAAAGGAAAATTTGATGCCGCTAAAAAATTTCAGCCATTAAATGGAGTTGAATATCTGCGCACCTTCTTACCCATGTCTTTAAGAAAGTCAAATTGGGAATATGTAAGTAGTAAGGTTCCAAGTGATTTGTTGCCAACACTAAAATGTTCACGGGCACTGTCTTTGGCAAGATATGAAAACATCAGTCACTTACCTGATTGCATCGGGGACCACATACATTTGCGCTACATTGACCTCTCTTACACTGCAATTAAAAGGTTACCGGATACCGTGAGTTGTCTCTACAATTTGCAAACTCTATTGTTGGTAGGTTGTTCCTCTCTTGTTGAATTGCCTGTAGACATGAGGAAACTGATTAAATTGCGCCACCTTGATATTAGAAAAACTCGTATAAGGGAGATGCCGGTGCAAATGGGTAGACTTAAAAGTTTGAGAACACTCACTGCTTATGTGTTGGGGACATCTACAAGGTCCGGTGGCATTGAAGAATTGGGGGAGTTACCCAATCTTGGAGGGGAACTTTCTATCATGAATCTAGAGAATGTAGTCCATGTTGTGGATGCCTTGCGGGCCAATTTGAAGGATAAGAAAGATCTCAATGAAATACAGTTGGTGTGGGGTACGAAGGATGCCGATGATTCCATAAAAGAGAGAAATGTACTTGAAAGATTACAACCTTCTGTAAATTTGGCGAAACTGATCATCAGATGTTATGGTGGAACAAGCTTTCCGAATTGGTTGGGAGACTCTTCCTTCTCCAACATAAAAGTCATGCGCCTCAGTGGTTTTAGTAGTTGTTGGTCGTTGCCACCAGTTGGGCAGTTGCCTGCTCTTAAGGAGCTCCATATAGAGAAGATGAAATTTGTTATGAGTATTGGTGCTGAGTTTTATGGTGTCAATGGAacttctttaattcagccattTCGTTCTTTAGAGAGGCTGGAGTTTAGAGAGATGCCAGAGTGGGAAGCATGGCTGCCAAGTCCAGGTAGAGGTCAATGTCCAGACTTTCCTTGTCTCGAGGAGCTGGTTTTAGAGAGTTGTCCGAAGCTGAGGGGAAACTTGCCGGATTATCTTCCTTGCTTGAAAAAACTTGAAGTGTCCGACTGCGGGGTTCTGCATGAAAGGGCTACAAGAAGTAGATGGATACCCTGGTCTCTCATTGTTAACACGGAATCCTTGCGACAATCTCTTCAGTATCTAGAAATAAGAGGATGCCCTGGTCTCTCGTCGTTACTGGAGACGGAGTCGCTGCCCTCGCTTTCCACACTAAGGATTCAAAATTTCAGTCGCACAGATTGCTTGCAGCCGCACTTGAGCAGTTGTCTTCAAAAGTTGACTCTCCATAATTGCGGGTCCCTCTTGTCGTTCCCTAGAAATGGTCTACCCACTTCGTTGAAATCACTTGAGATAGTTTATTGCAGGAGATTAGAATTCCTATCTCATGAGATGATGGCCAAATTGACATCCCTTCaacatttcagtttatttaatAGCTGTGATTCGCTCAGGTCCTTCCCGCTGGGCGTTTTCCGCAAACTTTCATCTCTTTATCTCGACGGCAGTAAAAATCTAGAATCCCTTTCCATTGGAGAAGGAGCTGATGTTGAAAATCTCACTCATCTCGATTCTCTCTGTATCTATAATTGTCGAAATCTGGTCTCTTTTCCCCACGGGGGGTTGCCCGCTCCCACCCTGGCTGGTTTAGAAGTCAGTGGATGCAAGAATTTGAAGTTGTTGCCCGATCGAATACACACACTCACCGCCCTTAGAGATTTGCAGATATCTGGTCTTCCAAATGTTGAGTCATTTGCAGAAGGAGGTTTGCCTCCCAACCTACAATCATTTCGAATCAGTGGTTGTGAGAAACTGAGGCCTTCAGTGGAGTACTGGGGTTTGCAACGACTTGTCTCCCTTCGAACATTTAAGATCTGGAGAAGCGAGGATGTGTTGGAGACGGTGCTCAAGGAACAGCTGCTCCCTACCACTCTTCACACTCTCGAAATCTATGGAATGAAAAGTCTGAAATCTTTGGAGGGAAGGGGACTTCAACACCTCACTTCTCTTCAACAGCTGGAAATTAGAAGCTGTAAGAGTCTCGAATCCCTGCCAAAAGAGGGTTTGCCGGCATCGCTCCGTCTTCTGAGAATCAACTACTCTTCTTCTCTGGAGAAGAGGTGTCAGGAGAAGACGGGAGAAGAGTGGAGCAAGATAGCTCACATTCCTTGCATCCAGATAGACAACCAAGTCATCATTTGA